One region of Emys orbicularis isolate rEmyOrb1 chromosome 4, rEmyOrb1.hap1, whole genome shotgun sequence genomic DNA includes:
- the ERG28 gene encoding ergosterol biosynthetic protein 28 homolog, whose translation MMSRFLNVLRSWLVMVSIIAMGNTLQSFRDHSFLSEKLYTGTPTLVNGLQARTFGIWTLLSSVIRCSCAIDIRNKTLYHITLLTFLIALAHFLSEVFVYGTAAPTIGVLAPLMVASFSILGMLIGLQYLDVDAVSRNKKKN comes from the exons ATGATGAGCCGTTTTCTGAATGTGTTGCGCAGCTGGCTGGTCATGGTGTCCATCATTGCAATGGGGAACACACTGCAGAGCTTTCGTGATCACAGCTTCCTCTCCGAGAAGCTGTACACGGGCACACCCACCCTTG TGAATGGTCTCCAAGCTCGGACCTTTGGCATCTGGACTCTGCTCTCATCAGTGATTCGCTGCTCCTGTGCCATTGACATCCGCAACAAGAC CCTCTATCACATCACACTCTTGACCTTCCTCATAGCCCTGGCCCATTTCCTCTCTGAAGTGTTTGTTTACGGCACAGCAGCCCCGACGATTGGTGTCCTGGCGCCCCTGATGGTGGCAA GTTTCTCCATCCTGGGCATGTTGATTGGGCTGCAATACCTGGATGTGGATGCAGTGTCACGAAACAAGAAGAAAAACTGA